The DNA region GACCGTGTCATATCCCCGTTTTTTGACAATGCCGCTGCGTCTCAGGAGCGACCGGAATTTCAGTTCCCTGAATGCTGAATTGATTTCAGAATCCATGGAAATGCTGGTGTTTTGAATTTGTTTTTGCATTGAGAGGGAAAATGTTTTACTTGTATTCATAGCGGCTCTTTCTTGTGTGTTATTAGGTGTTTGGCGATGTCTAATATTACACAATTAAGGCCGCTTTTCAAGTATTTTTTATATTATTTCAAATGGTTATATCTGTCCCCCTCCCATATTTCTTGTGCGAAACTTGAGTTTTAAGTCTAATGGCGCGAATGTTTCGGCATGCGCATTCATTTACAGATGCACCTCATTCACGGGGCTTTCGCCCCAAAAAGGAGGGTAACGCAAGGCATTATTTTCCAACCAACTCTTTATAGGGGCGGGAATTGCCTGATCGCCCGAAAACCAACGCGTCTTCAGGCTGTTACGCGGCTCTTGCCCTGATAATGTCTCACCACAATCCTCATACTCCAAGAAAAGGAGGCAGTCGCATGATTTACGATTCCAAACCCTGGCTAAAATCTTATGACTCCGGCATTGCTGAAAACCTGGAAATTCCCCAAACCCCCTTAAAGGATTATCTGGTCAAATCCTGTTTTGAGTATCCTGACCGGGCGGCGGCGAATTACATGGGAACGACCATGACCTATAAGGATCTGCTGGAGAAATCGGGAAGATTAGCCACGGCCCTCAACCAGGCGGGATACGGCAAAGGCGACGTAGTAGCCGTGTGCCTGCCCAACACGCCCCAGTACATGATCTCCATTGTTGGAGCCCTGCGCGCTGGATGCGCGGTTTCCGGCCTGGCGCCCTTGCTCATGCCTGATGAAATGGCCTATCAGTTGAACGATTGCGGCGCCAAAGCCCTGGTTATTCTGGACATGTTGTTCGACGCCAAACTGGCGCCGGTTGCGGACAAGGTCCCCAACCTGCAAAAAGTGCTGGTCACCGGCGTGTTCGATCCCATCCCCGGAACCACGGATTTCCCCAAAGGCTCGCCCATCAGCGGCAAGCAGGTGAGCAGCTTTTTTGAAGTGATCAATGAAACCCCGGACAATCCGCCCGAGGTTACGCTTGAAATGGGCGATCCGTGCTTTTTGCAATACACCGGCGGCACCACCGGGCCTCCCAAGGGCGCCGTATTGACCCATGGCGCCATGTTCAGCAACGTGTACCAGTTTGAAAAATGGCTGCACGTAAATCACGGCGAAGAGGTCTGGGTCTCGGGCTTCCCCATGTTCCATCAGGCCGGCCTGTATGTGAGCGTTTGCTGCATGGCTTACGGCGGAACCCAATGCCTGATCCCGGATCCCCGCAACACGGATCATATTATCGGGGAGATTGAAAAATATAAGCCCACCCTGCTTGTCAACGTGCCCTCTTTGTACATGATGCTCATGGCCAACGAAAAATTCAAAGATCTGGACTTCTCTACGGTCAGGGGCTGCATGTCAGGCGCGGCGCCCTTCCCCGTGGATGCGGCCAACCAACTGGAAGGCATCGTAGGCAAAAACAAGATGGTCGAAGTATGGGGCATGACCGAAACCAGCCCGCTCATCACGGTCAACCCGGTGAAAAACCCGGCCAAAATCGGCTCCGTAGGCCTGCCTTTGCCTAACACCAAATTCCGCATTGTGGATCTGGCCGACGGATGGACCGAAGTTCCCATGGGCGAGGAAGGCGAACTCATCTGCAGCGGCCCCCAGGTTATGCAGGGATACCTGAACAAACCCACGGAAACCACCAACGCCTTGCGGGAGCATGAGGGCGATCTCTGGATGCATACCGGCGACGTAGGCCGCATGGACGACGACGGATTCGTTTACGTGGTTGACCGTGCCAAAGACATGATCATTGTCGGCGGGTTCAAGGTGTTTTCCTCGGAAGTGGAAGACAAGCTGTATCAGCATCCGGCCATTGAAATGTGCGCCCTTGTCGGCCTGCCCAATCCTGAAAGGCCGGACAGCGAAATCGTCAAGCTCTTCGTCCAGAAAAGTGCGGAGTACGCGGATACGCCTGACGAAAAGGTCCAGGAAGAAATCGCAGCATTCGCCAAGGAAAAACTGGCGCCTTACAAGGTTCCCAAGGTGTATGAATTTGTTGAAGCCATCCCGCTGACCAGCGTGGGTAAGGTCAACAAGAAGATTTTGCGCGTGTAGTCCCCCCTGCATCCAGGCGCGCAGCGGGAGGGAAAATAGGTTCCCTCCCGCATTTTTTTTGGGAGCCGGGGTTATCTGTTGTCTTTATAATGCCTGTGCAGGTCTTCCGGCTTGGCGCCGAATTGATAGCGAAGCATGAGGGAGTAATTTCCCAACGTCCTGCGAAGATGCCCGTCCTGCCGCCACCTTCGGGCCGACGACCGAACCCGGGCGCGGCTCAGTTTGAACCCGCCTATCCGCAATAGCTTTTTAACCAGGTCCACCTCTTCCATCAAAGGAATGTCGGCAAATCCTCCGGCCCGCCAATAGGCCTCTTTCCTGACGAAAATCGCCTGATCTCCGTAGGGCATGTCAAACAGTCTGGTTCTTAAATTGGCGCCAAAGCAAATAAGATCCATGGCCGGGCCGGAGTCATCGGTCCCCAATGAAAAGGCGCCAAAAGCGATATCCGGGTTTTGCAACATGCGGGAAATCTCCTGGTCGAAACCGGCGGGAGGAAGGGTGTCGGCGTGGAGAAAAAGCAGTACGTCCCCGGTTGCATGGCGCGCCCCCGAAGATTGCTGACGGCCCCGCCCAGGCGGAGAGCCTAAAATCAGGTCCGCCAATCCGCTTGCTCTGGCAACAGTCTGATCTTGGCTGCCGCCGTCCACCACAATAATTTCATGGGCGCCGGGCCGGCAGGCCTGCAAGACTTTGCGGATATTCTTTTCTTCGTTCAAGCACGGAATGATGACGGAGATTTTCACAAGGGCTAATCCAAAATCTGCGGATGGGTGCGCCGCAATTCTTCCAATTTGTGCAATGTCTCCCCGGCTGCCGCCTCTCCTCGGGAAAGTCTTTGGAGTAAGATTTTCAGGTCCTCAAGGTCGTCCACATCTTTCCAGGGTGTGGTCAGGCCGCAGGGGATGCGGCTTTGCTGCAGAACATCCAGGGTTTGCGCCAGGACCTTGCTGGTTCCCCATTCAGGGCCGGAAAAGATGGAGGGAAAAAAGCCTTTCTTGGTGAATCCCACCAGAAAATAACCGCCGTCCTCCGAAGGCCCCAACACGCAGGCGTTTTCCTCCAGAAGTTTCTCCGCTTCCTGGATGATATCCATGGGCAAATCCGGGATGTCGCTGCCCATGAGCAAGGCCTTATCATAGCCCTGGCTGAAAATCTCCTCAAAGGCGTTTTGCATTCTCTCTCCCAGGGAGGCCCCTTTCTGGGGATGCAAGGGATAAGGAGTTTTCATTTGCGGCGGTTCTTCCGGAGGCCAAAAAAAAACGTGTATCTCCCCGCCTGTACGCTCCAGCATGGACAGCATGTCCTGGACGAAAGAGGCGTAAAGGTCGCAAGCGGCTTCATCGCCTATCCCGGCGGCCAGGCGGGTTTTCACCTTGCCCGGGACAGGATTGCGCATAAAAAAAATCAGGGCGCAGGGGGATTCCATATGCTACTCATCCAAAGAATCCAGGGAGCATGCCCGCCCCTTGAGGTTAAAGAAGAATTTCAGAGTCTTTTTCACTTTTTCGGAATAGAGTTTGGGCGCGAACACGTTACCGGCGGCTCTTTTGCTGATCTCAGCCAGGGTCGGGTACGGATGGATGGCGCCCGCCACGGTGGAGAGCTTGACCTTGCCGTTCATGATCCCCACCCACTGGTTGATGATGTTTCCCGCCTCCGGCCCTACGACCTGGACTCCAATAGGCTTTTCCTTTTCGTCCAGAACCAGTTTAAAGCAGCCTTTAGACTGGCCTTCGGCCAAAGCCCGGTCATTGCCGGAAAACTCTTCGATAATCACCTTAGGCTCAATGCCCGCTGCCCTGGCCCGTTTTTCGTTCATGCCGATGGATCCGATTTCCGGGTCCGTGTATGTGCACCAGGGGACCCAGGTGTAGTCCGCCTTTCGGGGCAAATGCAAAATGGCGTTGGACAGGGCTATGCCCCCTTCGTAACCGGCCACGTGGGTGAATTGCAGGCCGCCGTTGCAATCGCCCACTGCGTAAATGTGCTTGTGCTTGGTCCGGCAGCGCTTGTCCACGGGCATCCCCCGGGGGGAATGTTTGATGGCCAAAGCGTCCAGGTTCAGGCCCTCCACATTGGCCTTGCGGCCTAAGGCGACCAGAATATCCTTGGCTTCAATGGTTTCGGACCGGCCGTCTTCCGTTTGAATGACCAGTTGCCTGCCGCTTCCCAGGTCCTTAACTTCCTGGGCCGTGCAACCAAGCCGAAAAGCCACGCCCTCCTTTTCCAGAACCTCCTGGACAATGGCGGCCATGTCCGCGTCTTCCGGCCCTAAAATCTGGGTGTTTCGCTCCACCACCGTAACCTGGCAGCCCAGGCGGGCGAAAGCCTGGCTCATTTCAATGCCTATGGGGCCGCCGCCCAAAACGATCATGGACTCCGGAAGCTCCTGGAGGAAAAAAATGTCTCGATTGGTTAAGTGCGGGCATTGATCCAGGCCCGGTATGGGCGGAATCATGGCTGACGACCCAGTGGCGATCACCCAATGATCGGCCGTAATTTTCTTTCCATCCAGGTCAATGGTGTGTTCATCCGAAAAAAAAGGCTCCCCGAACAGCACCTTGGCGCCCAGGGAGCAAAAGCGCTCTTCGGAATCGTGCCTTTGGATGGTTTGAATCACCCCGGCGATGCGCGCCGCGATTTGGGAAAAATCCACGGGCGGCAAATCCACGGCGGGCAGGCCGAAGTCCTGGGCGATCTTCATGTAATGATAGACTTTGGCCGATTTGATCAGGGTCTTGGAAGGCACGCACCCAAAATGGAGGCAGTCGCCGCCCAGCAGGGGCTCCTTTTCAACCAGCAAAGTCTTGGCGCCCAATTGGGCCGCGCCCGAGGCCGCTGTCAGCCCTCCCGCGCCGCCGCCGATAATGCCGATGTCGTAATCTGCCATGCTGCTATTTCCCTTCGCCGGAATCGGCGCCCGGAGGCGTTAGGCCTGCACGCCTGCGGTAGAGTTCCAGCAGTTTTTTTACGGTGATGGGGAAAACGCCTAAAATGATGAACGAAACAATCAGGCTGGGAGACAAAATGCCGGACAGGGAGTCTATCTTGCCCAGTTCCTTGCCTGCGTTGACAAACACGATGGTGCCCGGAAGCATGCCAACCTGGGAGACCCAATAAAAGGTGCGCAACCGCATTCTGGTCAGGCCCATGGCAAGGTTGATCATCCAAAACGGAAAAGCCGGGACCAGGCGCAGGGTGAACAGATAAAACGCCCCTTCACGCTCCACGCCCTGGTTGATCTTCTCCAGGCGATGTCCGACTTTTTCCTGCACCCAGGATCTTAGTAAAAACCGGGAGACCGCACAGGCCAGCGTTGCGCCTATGGTGCTGGCGAACGAAATGACGACCAGGCCGGTCAACAGGCCGAACAAGGCCCCTCCCGCCAGGGAAAGCACAACGGCGCCCGGCAGGGAGAGGCCTGTTACAGCTATATAAATGAGCATGTACGTCCCGATGACTGAGACGGGATGCTCGCTGTACAACTGGGTCAGGCTCGCCTGGGAGGATTTGACGTACTCCAGGCTCATGAAGCGGCCAAGATCAAAGATAAAAAACGAGGCTGCAAGCGCAACCAAGATCCCTGCCACGATTATTTTTTTCACCGTCCCTGGCTTCATCCCCTCGCCCCTCCCCCCCTGTTATATGACTCAGGCCTTAGCTCTATACAATGTCAGGCTGTTGGTCACCACCGAAATGCTGGACATGGCCATGGCAAGGGCCGCCAATATGGGGTGCAAGTGGCGCAGGAATTCCGGCAAAAAGGCAAATCCGGCCAACGCCCCGGCGGCCAGGGGAATCAACACCACGTTGTATCCAAAAGCCCACACAAGGTTCTGCTTGATGGTGCGCATGGTGGCCCGTCCCAGCCCAATGGCGGAAACTACGCCGGTCAGCTTGCCGCTGGCCAGCACCACGTCAGCCGTTTCCATGGCTACGTCCGTGCCTGTACCCAAAGCGATGCCCAGGTCGGCGATGGCCAAAGCCGGAGCGTCGTTAATGCCGTCCCCCACCATGGCCACGATTTTTCCCTGGCCCTGGAGTTCCTTGACCTTGTCGCCCTTCTGCTCCGGCAGGACTTCAGCGAAAATATTGTCCACACCGATTTGCGAGGCGATGGCCTTGGCGGTCTGGGGATTGTCGCCGGTCAGCATGATCACTTCCAGGCCCTGGCTGTGAAGTTGCTTGATCGCCTCGGCCGATTCCGGCTTGAGCGCGTCGGACACCGCAACCAGGCCGGCCAGGGCTTTATCCCTGGCGACGACCATGACCGTTTTTCCCTCATTGGCCAGGCGGTCGATCTCAGCCTGGGCGCTTTGGACGTCCACGCCTTGGGCGGCGGTCCAGGCGGGCTTGCCCACGACTATATTGGCGCCCTCGATGTCGGCGGACACGCCGTTTCCTCCGTGGGCCTCAAAGCCTGCAAGGGCCAGCAGCTTGCTTCCCTGCTCCTTGGCGTGCTCCACAATGGCCCGGCCCAAGGGATGCTCGGAGCCGGATTCCACGCTGGCCGCCAGTTGCAGGACCTTCTCCTGATCCAGGCCGCCGAAAGCCGCCACGTCGGAAACCACGGGCTTGCCCATGGTGATGGTGCCGGTTTTATCCAAAACCACCACGTCCAGGTCGGTGGCCATTTGCAGGGCGGTGCTGTCCTTGAACAATATGCCGTGTTTGGCGCCCCGGCCCGTACCGGCCATGATGGCCGTGGGGGTGGCCAATCCCAAGGCGCAGGGGCAGGCGATGACCAGCACCGCTACAAAACGGATCATGGCGGGAACGAATTCTCCGCCGATGGTCCACCATAGGACGAATGTCAACACGGCCAGGCCGATGACCGCGGGCACAAACACAGCCGCCACCCTGTCGGCCAAAGCCTGGATAGGCGCCTTGCTGCCCTGGGCTTCCCGGACCATACGGATGATGTGGGCCAGTGCGGTCTCGCTGCCCACCCGGGTGGCCTCAATTTTCATTAAGCCCTGGCCGTTGACTGTGCCGCCCGCCACGGAGTCGCCGCCGGTTTTATCCACAGGCAGAGGTTCGCCCGTCAGCATGGATTCATCGACGGCGGAATTGCCCCACACCACCTTGCCGTCCACAGGCAGACGCGCGCCCGGACGGACCAGGACGATGTCTCCGACCTTGACCTGGGATACGGGGACTTCTTTTTCATCCTCCCCGTCCACGATGACTGCAGTGTCGGGAGTCAGGCTCATAAGCTCCTTAATGGCTGCGCCGGTTTTGCCTTTGGAGCGCGCTTCCAGGAGCTTGCCTAACTTGATCAGGGTGATGATGACGGCTGAGGTTTCAAAATAAACGTGCTGTCCCAGGACCGGAAAAAACAACAAGGCCAGGGAGTAGATGTAGGCCGTGGACGATCCCATGGCCACCAGAACGTCCATGTTGGCGCTCTTGTTTTTCAGGCTTTTGATCCCGCCCACATAATAATCCCAGCCCGTATAAAACTGGACCGGCGTGGCCAGGGCCAGAAAAAACCAGTTCACCCAAGGCTGATGGCTCCAGGCGCCGATCAGGCCGAAGTCGCGGGACATGCTGATGATGAACAAAGGCAGGGCAAAAACCACCCCCACCCAAAACTTGCGGGTCTGGTCCTTGATTTCCGCTTCACGGGCTGCGGCTTCCACATCCTCGGGCTCCTCGCCTTCTTGAGGACGTATGGCCTCGAACCCGGCCTTGGAAACCGCTTCGACTATTTTATCCAGATTGGTAAGGGCCTGGACGTACTCCACCGAGGCCCTTTCCGACGCAAAGTTTACGGACGCCGACACCACCCCGGGGACCTTTTTGTTCAGGCTTCGTTCCAGGTTGGCGGCGCAATTGGCGCACGTCATGCCGGTTATGGGGAGTTCAATTTTCGCCGTAGGCACGCCGAAGCCCAGGCTCTCAATTTTATTGATGACATCCTGGGGCTTGGTCTGTGAAGCGTCCAGGTCGAACGAGGCCTCCTCGTTGGCGAAATTCACCGACGCCTCGGCCACTCCGGGCAGCTTTTTAATGCCGCGCTCGATGTTCATGGCGCAATTGGCGCAGGTCATCCCTGTAACCGGTAAGGTTATCCTGGCGGGTTTCATGGCAGCCTCCAGGTTTACTCTGCGGGGTAATTGATCTCTTTGAGGATAGCCCTGATAGAGTCTTCGGTTGCCGGGGAATCCCATTTCACCTTGATGGTCTTGGATCCGGGATCGCCTTCCACGCCAGTCACGCCGTCAGCTTCATTCAGTTCCTCTTTGATGGCGTTTACGCAATGACCGCAGGAAATATTGGGTACGGTAAATGTTTTTTCTTCCATGATGGCGCCTCCATGCTACCAGCAAAAATGTCAAGTGAGACCAAATAGGTCCTAATTAATATGGAGTCCCCGATTAACTCTGTCAAGCGAATGCCATGGCGGGAAAAACAGCGGAGATCATCTACTGGCGAGGTGTGCAAGGGGAAGGCGGTCAAATTCCTTCCCCTTGCAAATACTTATCCTTTAATTGTCCGTCAGGACATGGTCGTCGTATTCAGTTTCGAAATACAGCTTATGCTTGGCTTCTTCCTGAGCCAAGGAAAGAAAAATTTCCTTGAGGTCCCCTTCCACCCGATTGGCCAAATGGGTGTACAGCATGAACGCGGCTTTTTCCTTTTTCATGGCCAAAATAAGGGCCTTTTGGAAATCCATGTTGGGCTCCACCGGAGCGTCCACCACGTAATCCGCAATTTTGAGGTCCGTTACATTGCCCGCTGCGGGGGCCATGGCCTGGCCTTCCTTGACAGACTTGAGCTTTTCTTCATGCCTCTTCTCTTCCGCAACAAAGCTCTCAAACAATGCCTTGGAGCCGGACCTGGTTGTGTTCTCAGCGATTTCTGCGTAAAACTTCTGGGCCTCCTGCTCATTTTTAATGGCGAAATCCAGGATGGCATCCACTGAATTAAAGTTGGTCATCGTGTATTCTCCTCCTCGTCATTTTGAACAATTTGGGCTCCAACCCAGGGCCCTGTTGGTTTATCTTAGCAACGATAATTTCTATTACAATATTGTTTATGTCATAGTTTTCAACGTTGCGTCAAAGAAATATCATGAAATTACATCACGGTTCAGTTCACGCTATTAACTCAAGATAGGCGCCGGAGGCGGAGTGGTCAAGAGCCATAACAGCCTGTTGGGCCTTTTTCCAGACCATGGACGCCGGAGCTTCCGGCGCTTGATCGCATAAAATATTGCGAACGACGTCGGCTTTGCTTTCTCCGGAAATCAAGAACAGAATGTTTTTGGCGGCGCAAATAAACGGCAGGCCAAGACTGATTCTGTCGTGGGGATGCCTATCAGACCGGGCCGCATGCACCCGGGCTTCCTGGGGATAGTCCTGAACGCCCTCGGGAAAAAGCGAGGCCGTATGGCCGTCCTCGCCCACCCCCAAAAGGACGAAATCCAGGCCTTTTTCCGGAGGAACGGCGGCTGCCATAAGGCCTTGCAGCGTCTCTTCATAGGATTCCGCAGCCTTTGCCGCGTCTTTTAAATGAACCGGGACGGAATAAAACCGTTCTTGGGGAAAGCCCGCGGGTTTGATGAGCGACTCCCGGATCAAGCGTTGATTGCTGTCTGCGGCGTCCGCGGAGACCATGCGTTCGTCCACCTGGAACAGGCGGGACTTTGCAATCCATGTTTTATTATGATTCTGAGCCAGAGCATTGAAAAAACCAACAGGCGTTTTGCCTCCTGAAAATGCAGCGGAAAACCGGCCGCGCTCCCGGATGCCGGATGAGGCGCACTCCAGAAAAAATTCAGCGGCGTAAGCGGCCAAGTCTTCCGGTGTTTCATGAATGACGACGGTCTTGCCGGGTCCGGCCTCTTTGACTATCATGCAAAATCTCTCCAACGCCTGCCGTCCCGCCCCATCAATTCGTCCGCGTCCGCGGGCCCCCAGGTTCCGGCCTTGTAATTGGGGAAGTTTGCGGGCGGATTATCCTCCCAATATTGAATGATGGGGTCCACCACGCTCCACATGGCTTCCACGCCGTCCTGCCTTGCAAAAAGCGTGAGGTCGCCCCGCAGGCAATCCAACAGCAGACGCGCGTAGGGAGGATAGCTGGCGGTCTGAAAGGCCTTGGAATAGTTGAACTCCAGCAAAGAAGGATGGGGAATGTTTCCCACCCCCGGCTGTTTGGCGTTAAATCGCAGGATGATGGATTCCTCCGGCTGAATTTGAAGGTGCAAAGCGTTTGGAGCGTCCTGACAGGCCGAGCCCATGAGTTTTAAGGGCGGCTGCTTGAACTCCACATAGATTTCCGTGATCCGCTTGTTCAGCCTTTTACCAGCCCGTAAGTAAAACGGCACCCCGGACCAGCGCCAATTGTCGATATAAAACTTGCCGGCGAAAAAAGTGGGCGAGACGGAATCCTTAGCCACATTCGCTTCTTCCCGATATCCCGGAACGGCCTGTTCGCCGTATCGTCCAGGGCCGTACTGGCCCCGAACCATGTTGTGACGCAGATACTCCTCATCCACTTTTCGGAAGCTCTTGTATATCTTGAATTTTTCGTCCCGCACCGCGTCCGCGTCAAAGCTGGCGGGCGGCTCCATGGCGGTATGGGCGGCCAGTTGCAGCATGTGGTTCTGGATGATGTCCCGAACCACTCCCGCCTGCTCGTAGAAGTTTCCGCGGGTTTCTATGCCGATGTCCTCGGCTGCGGTGATCTGGACATGATCCACGTAATTCCGGTTCCATAAGGGCTCGAACACGTTGTTGCCGAACCGGAAAAACATGAGGTTCTGGACGGTTTCCTTGCCCAGGTAATGGTCGATGCGAAACACCTGGTTTTCGTCAAAGGCATTTAGCACCCTTTGGTTGAGGGCCCGGGCCGACGCCCTGTCCCCGCCAAAGGGCTTTTCCATGATCACCCGAACGCGGCCCGGTCCTTGGGCCAAACCGTGATGCTTCAGCCTGTCGATAATCACAGGCGCTGAATCGGGCGGCGCCGCCAGGTAATGGAGCAGATTGAGGTTTTCTTGCGAAACCCCAGGCAGTCCTTTCTCGACGGCGGCTCTTACTTCCTCGTATTTGGAGTCGTCTTCAAAATTGGCGGAGATGAATTCAAAATGGCTGACAAACTCGTTCAACATGTCTTCCGGGGCAGGGTCTTCGCAATGCTTGATCACGGATTCCTTGATCATCGCCCGGTACTCCGCGGAGTTAAGATTTGTCCTGGCAAACCCGATGACGCGAAAGTCGTGGGCCAGGAGGTTGTCCCTGTAGGGCCGGAATAAAGTTGGCGCCAGCTTTTTCCGGGCAAGGTCTCCGGCGCCGCCGAACATGATCATGATAAAAGGATAGTCCCTGGCGCCCTGAGTTCCCAGGGGCAGGACGCACGGATCCACAGGCTGTTGGCCGCCTTGGGCGGCCGGGCCGGAATCACTCATCATGGTCGCTCCTTATTTTATGGCCGCCGAATTCCTTTCTGAGCGCGGCGATTACCTTGGCGGAAAAAAAGCTGCTTTGCCGGGACCGCAGCCTTTCCAACAAGGCCGTGGTGATGACGGGCGCAGGCGCGTCCTGTTCCATGGCTTCGGCCACGGTCCACCGGCCTTCGCCCGAGTCCTCCACGTACGCCCAGACGGACTTCAGGTCCGGTTCTTCGCGGAAAATATTTTCGCACAACTCCAGCAGCCAGGACCGGATGACGCCGCCCTGATTCCAAAGATGGGCGATCTTGCCCAGGTCCAGGCCGAAATCCTCTTTGCCGTGCATAAGCTCGAATCCTTCGGCGTAGGCCTGAAGCATGCCGTACTCAATGCCGTTGTGGATCATTTTAACAAAATGGCCCGCTCCGTTGGGGCCGACATGCAAAAATCCGCCGGGCGGCGCCAAATCTACAAAAATGGGCCTGAGCAGGTTAAACGCTTCCTCTTCCCCGCCCACCATCAGGCAATAGCCGTTTTCAAGCCCCCACACGCCTCCGCTGACGCCGGCGTCCAGGAAGAAAATTTCCTTTTCCTCCAAGGCACGGGCGTTGGCCATGGAGTTCTTATAAAAGGAGTTGCCGCCGTCTATAATGCAGTCCCCCGGCTCCATAAAATGGATTAATTGATGTATGATGGAATCCGTTGCCTGGCCCGCCGGAACCATCACCCATATAATCCTGGGGAGCGGCAGGCTGGCGACCAGATCTTCCAGGCTTTCTGCGCCGTATGCGCCCTTGGCCGCTATGGCTTCCACGGATTCCCTGGTTCGGGCGTATGCTGAAACCTTATGGCCTCTTGCCAGCAGCCTCTCCACCATGGCTCCGCCCATTTTGCCTAATCCCACAAATCCGATTTCCATAGGATCCTCCGAAAACTATCTGATGGTGCAAAAACGCGAATGGGATGATTCGCCGGCATGGATCGCCGGCGCCGAATTTTTCATTTACAAAGAATATACTACGGTCCAATCGCGGGGTTCAAGGAAAGTCTATGAAATGATTTGCGTCCCGGTCCTATTTGATTTATTGTTGGTGAACAGTTTGATCGCGCCTTGAAACAACTCCCGGATCGGAGCATCCATGAAAGACAGCAAAACCATTCACCAAGGAAGAATTTTCACCCTGAACCATGACCAGGTAACTCTGCCCAACGGCAAGGAAACGGGTTTGGACGTCATTCGCCATCCGGGGGCGGCGGCCATGATTTGCTTGAACGAGAAGCAGGAGGTTCTGCTTCTGCGTCAATTCAGATACGCCGCCGGGGGA from Desulfatibacillum aliphaticivorans DSM 15576 includes:
- a CDS encoding AMP-binding protein; protein product: MIYDSKPWLKSYDSGIAENLEIPQTPLKDYLVKSCFEYPDRAAANYMGTTMTYKDLLEKSGRLATALNQAGYGKGDVVAVCLPNTPQYMISIVGALRAGCAVSGLAPLLMPDEMAYQLNDCGAKALVILDMLFDAKLAPVADKVPNLQKVLVTGVFDPIPGTTDFPKGSPISGKQVSSFFEVINETPDNPPEVTLEMGDPCFLQYTGGTTGPPKGAVLTHGAMFSNVYQFEKWLHVNHGEEVWVSGFPMFHQAGLYVSVCCMAYGGTQCLIPDPRNTDHIIGEIEKYKPTLLVNVPSLYMMLMANEKFKDLDFSTVRGCMSGAAPFPVDAANQLEGIVGKNKMVEVWGMTETSPLITVNPVKNPAKIGSVGLPLPNTKFRIVDLADGWTEVPMGEEGELICSGPQVMQGYLNKPTETTNALREHEGDLWMHTGDVGRMDDDGFVYVVDRAKDMIIVGGFKVFSSEVEDKLYQHPAIEMCALVGLPNPERPDSEIVKLFVQKSAEYADTPDEKVQEEIAAFAKEKLAPYKVPKVYEFVEAIPLTSVGKVNKKILRV
- a CDS encoding TIGR04283 family arsenosugar biosynthesis glycosyltransferase, translating into MKISVIIPCLNEEKNIRKVLQACRPGAHEIIVVDGGSQDQTVARASGLADLILGSPPGRGRQQSSGARHATGDVLLFLHADTLPPAGFDQEISRMLQNPDIAFGAFSLGTDDSGPAMDLICFGANLRTRLFDMPYGDQAIFVRKEAYWRAGGFADIPLMEEVDLVKKLLRIGGFKLSRARVRSSARRWRQDGHLRRTLGNYSLMLRYQFGAKPEDLHRHYKDNR
- a CDS encoding TIGR04282 family arsenosugar biosynthesis glycosyltransferase, whose amino-acid sequence is MESPCALIFFMRNPVPGKVKTRLAAGIGDEAACDLYASFVQDMLSMLERTGGEIHVFFWPPEEPPQMKTPYPLHPQKGASLGERMQNAFEEIFSQGYDKALLMGSDIPDLPMDIIQEAEKLLEENACVLGPSEDGGYFLVGFTKKGFFPSIFSGPEWGTSKVLAQTLDVLQQSRIPCGLTTPWKDVDDLEDLKILLQRLSRGEAAAGETLHKLEELRRTHPQILD
- a CDS encoding dihydrolipoyl dehydrogenase family protein; amino-acid sequence: MADYDIGIIGGGAGGLTAASGAAQLGAKTLLVEKEPLLGGDCLHFGCVPSKTLIKSAKVYHYMKIAQDFGLPAVDLPPVDFSQIAARIAGVIQTIQRHDSEERFCSLGAKVLFGEPFFSDEHTIDLDGKKITADHWVIATGSSAMIPPIPGLDQCPHLTNRDIFFLQELPESMIVLGGGPIGIEMSQAFARLGCQVTVVERNTQILGPEDADMAAIVQEVLEKEGVAFRLGCTAQEVKDLGSGRQLVIQTEDGRSETIEAKDILVALGRKANVEGLNLDALAIKHSPRGMPVDKRCRTKHKHIYAVGDCNGGLQFTHVAGYEGGIALSNAILHLPRKADYTWVPWCTYTDPEIGSIGMNEKRARAAGIEPKVIIEEFSGNDRALAEGQSKGCFKLVLDEKEKPIGVQVVGPEAGNIINQWVGIMNGKVKLSTVAGAIHPYPTLAEISKRAAGNVFAPKLYSEKVKKTLKFFFNLKGRACSLDSLDE
- a CDS encoding TVP38/TMEM64 family protein, coding for MKPGTVKKIIVAGILVALAASFFIFDLGRFMSLEYVKSSQASLTQLYSEHPVSVIGTYMLIYIAVTGLSLPGAVVLSLAGGALFGLLTGLVVISFASTIGATLACAVSRFLLRSWVQEKVGHRLEKINQGVEREGAFYLFTLRLVPAFPFWMINLAMGLTRMRLRTFYWVSQVGMLPGTIVFVNAGKELGKIDSLSGILSPSLIVSFIILGVFPITVKKLLELYRRRAGLTPPGADSGEGK
- a CDS encoding heavy metal translocating P-type ATPase, with protein sequence MKPARITLPVTGMTCANCAMNIERGIKKLPGVAEASVNFANEEASFDLDASQTKPQDVINKIESLGFGVPTAKIELPITGMTCANCAANLERSLNKKVPGVVSASVNFASERASVEYVQALTNLDKIVEAVSKAGFEAIRPQEGEEPEDVEAAAREAEIKDQTRKFWVGVVFALPLFIISMSRDFGLIGAWSHQPWVNWFFLALATPVQFYTGWDYYVGGIKSLKNKSANMDVLVAMGSSTAYIYSLALLFFPVLGQHVYFETSAVIITLIKLGKLLEARSKGKTGAAIKELMSLTPDTAVIVDGEDEKEVPVSQVKVGDIVLVRPGARLPVDGKVVWGNSAVDESMLTGEPLPVDKTGGDSVAGGTVNGQGLMKIEATRVGSETALAHIIRMVREAQGSKAPIQALADRVAAVFVPAVIGLAVLTFVLWWTIGGEFVPAMIRFVAVLVIACPCALGLATPTAIMAGTGRGAKHGILFKDSTALQMATDLDVVVLDKTGTITMGKPVVSDVAAFGGLDQEKVLQLAASVESGSEHPLGRAIVEHAKEQGSKLLALAGFEAHGGNGVSADIEGANIVVGKPAWTAAQGVDVQSAQAEIDRLANEGKTVMVVARDKALAGLVAVSDALKPESAEAIKQLHSQGLEVIMLTGDNPQTAKAIASQIGVDNIFAEVLPEQKGDKVKELQGQGKIVAMVGDGINDAPALAIADLGIALGTGTDVAMETADVVLASGKLTGVVSAIGLGRATMRTIKQNLVWAFGYNVVLIPLAAGALAGFAFLPEFLRHLHPILAALAMAMSSISVVTNSLTLYRAKA
- a CDS encoding heavy-metal-associated domain-containing protein, whose product is MEEKTFTVPNISCGHCVNAIKEELNEADGVTGVEGDPGSKTIKVKWDSPATEDSIRAILKEINYPAE